In Nitrospinota bacterium, the genomic window CCAGGGCAGCCAAGGCTGACATCCTGTTTTTCCCCACCCATCTGGACGTCCCCATGGGGCTTGGGGCGCCATATGTGGTGACGGCGCACGACATGATACAGTCCGCCCTCAAGGAGCGCTTTTATACGTCGTTAAAACACCGGCTGCACACCGCGGCGCAGGCGGCCGTGTTGCGTGGCGCAAGGCTGGTGATCGCCGTGTCCGAACACACGAAGTGGGACGTTGTCAAATACGCTGGGGTGGATCCGGCCAGGATCGCCGTGGTCCACAACGGAGTTGATCCCGTGTTCCGCCCCGGGGTGATGGCGGACCTTTCAAGGTTCAAGCTTCCCGACAGATTTATCCTCAACGTGGGGGGGATTGATTGGCGCAAGAACGTGGACCTGCTCCTCCACGCGTTTGGCAGGCTGCGGGAAAAAGAGCCGGACGTATATCTGTTGATGGCGGGTGATATCAAGGGGGACCCGCAGTACGCCAAATTCACCGCCCGGCTTGAATCAGAGAAGCTTGACCGGGCCGTGATCGAGCTTGGATATGTCGCCGCCGAAGAGCTGGCTGCGCTGTACGGCAAGGCCGCCGCGTTTTTCTATCCAAGCGTTTACGAGGGATTCGGTCTGCCGGTGCTCGAAGCGATGGCCTGCGGGACGCCCGTTGTCTCCACCAATCTCACCTCCATCCCGGAGGTGGCTGGGTCCGCCGCCATACTCCTCGATCCGTCCGCCAAAGAAGATTTCGCCGAGGCTCTCATCCGGCTGGTCCGGTCGCAAGACGAGCGCGGCCGCCTTTCTCAGGCCGGGTTGAGCCGTGCGCAACAATTTGGCTGGGACAAATGCGCCACGGAAACTTTCAACCTGATTTCACGGGTGGTCTAGGAGAAATGCCCGTCCGGGCGCGTCAAAGAGCCGTTTTTTTGTCTTTTATTCTGGCGAGGAACCGGCTGTAAACGTCCTTTTCCTTGAGTATCCTGAAAAGCTCGGCGTCCAGCCTCCCCTTGTCCACTTCGGTCTGCAGGATGGAGTACACCG contains:
- a CDS encoding glycosyltransferase family 4 protein — its product is MDQSQTDGMQAVNVLFDLRPLQGGFKAHKKRGIGVYARSLAARRLLAPGNLSISGFHDPCFESAEAEAAGSGALAIGPLTTFARVNFKEFFTQHLFMRKVIEKHARAAKADILFFPTHLDVPMGLGAPYVVTAHDMIQSALKERFYTSLKHRLHTAAQAAVLRGARLVIAVSEHTKWDVVKYAGVDPARIAVVHNGVDPVFRPGVMADLSRFKLPDRFILNVGGIDWRKNVDLLLHAFGRLREKEPDVYLLMAGDIKGDPQYAKFTARLESEKLDRAVIELGYVAAEELAALYGKAAAFFYPSVYEGFGLPVLEAMACGTPVVSTNLTSIPEVAGSAAILLDPSAKEDFAEALIRLVRSQDERGRLSQAGLSRAQQFGWDKCATETFNLISRVV